One genomic segment of Natranaeroarchaeum aerophilus includes these proteins:
- the acs gene encoding acetate--CoA ligase: protein MTDEPDVELEARLEEQERFEPPEAFVEQANVSDPEIYEEFEEEWPDCWERAADLLDWDEDYDDVLVDEEAPFYEWFVGGELNAAYNCVDRHVESGRKNHAAIKWEGEGGETRTYTYQDLYREVNEFAAALRDLGVEEDDVVTLYMPMIPELPIAMLACARIGAPHSVVFAGFSADALATRMNSADSEYLVTCDGYYRRGDALNHKQKADKGLRSVDADVETVVVDRLGDELTHFLGERAHDYDELVGEQSGERVEPVSRDAEDMLFLMYTSGTTGKPKGVKHTTGGYLSYAAWTSHSVLDIKPEDSYWCAADIGWITGHSYIVYGPLALGTTTVMYEGTPDHPEKDRLWKLVEKYAVDIFYTAPTAIRSFMKWGTEYPASKDLSSLRLLGTVGEPINPRAWKWYYKHIGDESCPVVDTWWQTETGGMMITTLPGIGTMKPGSAGPALPGIDAEIVDTAGEAVSPGDAGYLTINNPWPGMLRTLYDNDERFINEYWREYSDSDADEWVYFPEDGATIDEDEYITVLGRVDDVINVSGHRLGTMEIESAIVGVPGVAEAAVVGGSHEVKGEAVYAYVITEDGTEGDEQLYDRIIENVEQAIGPFARPEEIIFTPELPKTRSGKIMRRLLEDIANGDELGNTSTLRNPEIVEVIQAQVSAD from the coding sequence ATGACGGACGAGCCAGACGTCGAACTGGAGGCCCGACTCGAAGAGCAGGAGCGGTTCGAGCCGCCCGAAGCGTTCGTCGAGCAGGCGAACGTCTCCGATCCCGAGATCTACGAGGAGTTCGAGGAGGAGTGGCCCGACTGCTGGGAACGGGCCGCAGATCTGCTTGACTGGGACGAAGACTACGACGACGTGCTCGTTGACGAGGAGGCACCCTTCTACGAGTGGTTTGTCGGCGGCGAACTGAACGCGGCGTACAACTGCGTCGACCGCCACGTCGAGTCGGGTCGGAAGAACCATGCGGCGATCAAGTGGGAGGGCGAAGGCGGCGAGACACGCACCTACACCTATCAGGATCTCTACCGCGAGGTAAACGAGTTCGCGGCCGCCCTCCGAGACCTCGGCGTCGAGGAGGACGACGTCGTCACGCTATACATGCCGATGATCCCCGAGCTACCGATCGCGATGCTTGCCTGCGCGCGTATCGGCGCTCCACACTCCGTCGTCTTCGCAGGCTTTTCGGCGGACGCACTCGCAACGCGGATGAACTCGGCAGATTCGGAGTATCTGGTCACGTGTGACGGCTACTACCGCCGGGGTGACGCACTGAATCACAAACAGAAAGCCGACAAGGGGCTCCGAAGCGTCGACGCAGATGTCGAGACCGTGGTCGTCGACCGGCTCGGCGACGAGTTGACCCATTTCCTGGGAGAGCGAGCCCACGACTACGACGAACTGGTCGGCGAGCAGTCGGGTGAACGCGTCGAGCCGGTTTCCCGCGACGCCGAGGACATGCTCTTTCTCATGTATACCTCGGGGACGACCGGGAAGCCAAAGGGGGTCAAACACACGACCGGCGGCTACCTCTCCTATGCGGCGTGGACGTCCCACTCTGTCCTCGATATCAAGCCCGAGGACAGCTACTGGTGTGCGGCCGACATCGGCTGGATTACCGGCCACTCCTACATCGTCTACGGCCCGCTCGCGCTCGGAACGACGACCGTGATGTACGAGGGGACGCCCGATCACCCCGAGAAAGACCGGCTCTGGAAGCTGGTCGAGAAGTACGCCGTCGACATCTTCTACACCGCGCCCACGGCGATCCGCTCGTTCATGAAATGGGGCACGGAGTATCCTGCCAGCAAAGACCTCTCAAGTCTCCGATTGCTCGGGACGGTCGGTGAGCCGATCAACCCGCGGGCGTGGAAGTGGTACTACAAACATATCGGCGACGAGTCCTGTCCGGTCGTCGACACCTGGTGGCAAACCGAAACGGGTGGGATGATGATCACCACGCTGCCGGGGATCGGGACGATGAAGCCCGGCTCTGCCGGTCCGGCGCTTCCTGGCATCGACGCCGAGATCGTCGATACGGCCGGCGAAGCGGTCAGTCCGGGTGACGCGGGCTACCTGACGATCAACAACCCCTGGCCGGGCATGCTCCGGACGCTTTACGATAACGACGAACGGTTCATCAACGAGTACTGGCGTGAGTACTCCGATTCCGACGCCGACGAGTGGGTCTACTTCCCGGAGGACGGCGCGACGATCGACGAGGACGAGTACATTACCGTTCTGGGCCGCGTCGACGACGTGATCAACGTCTCCGGGCATCGTCTCGGTACTATGGAGATCGAAAGCGCCATCGTCGGCGTCCCCGGCGTCGCGGAAGCCGCGGTGGTCGGTGGCTCCCACGAGGTCAAAGGCGAGGCCGTCTACGCCTACGTCATCACCGAGGACGGTACCGAGGGCGACGAGCAACTGTACGATCGGATCATCGAGAACGTAGAGCAGGCGATCGGTCCGTTCGCCCGCCCCGAGGAGATCATCTTCACGCCCGAACTCCCCAAAACCCGCTCGGGCAAGATCATGCGCCGCCTGCTCGAAGACATCGCCAACGGCGATGAACTGGGCAACACGTCGACGCTCAGAAACCCCG